The Vulpes lagopus strain Blue_001 chromosome 14, ASM1834538v1, whole genome shotgun sequence genome window below encodes:
- the SMTN gene encoding smoothelin isoform X2, whose translation MADEALAGLDEGALRKLLEVTADLAERRRIRSAIRELQRQELQREEEALASKRFRAEWQDNKENWLHSQQQEAEQRAALARLAGRLESMNDVEELTALLRGAGEYEERKLIRAAIRRIRAQEIEAATLAGRLCSGRPNGGSREESKGQAAHRLEQCEVPEQEKQEQHTEVPEPTPAPQDTSRDVTTVTLLLRAPPGGTPSLPASPVSSPTTASPEPPLEPAEAQCPAAEAVGSPKPPSSPPRATSPEPQEPPATPSTERQVVSKLLSGPTEPPAVQGPTKDPSNTKRADLAGPRPCQRSLSVLSPRQPAQNQEPPNPASGPSPFQRAGSVRDRVRKFTSDSPMAAGLQDGPPRLALGASTPTRLLGPSHISTTPASSNGSSSRAPSDTSSRFSKEPRGTARPLAQLQSCPREEGPRGRGLAARSLENRAGGPGALSEEPSALLPVPAGTAEPGASMKTTFTIEIKDGRGQASTSRVLLPTGNQRAELTLGLRAPPTLLSTSSGGKSTITHISSPATLAQLGSVTHVTSFSHASPGSRRGCSIKMEPEPAGPPSAAVEVANGAEQTRVDKAPERRSPLSTEELMAIEDESILDKMLDQTTDFEERKLIRAALRELRQKKRDQRDKERERRLQEARARPGEGRGNTATETTTQHSQRAADGSAVSTVTKTERLVHSNDGTRTARTTTVESSFVRRSENGGGSTMVQTKTFSSSSSKKMGSIFDREDEASPRPGSLAALEKRQAEKKKELMKAQSLPKTSASQARKAMIEKLEKEGAAGSPGGPRAAVQRSTSFGVPNANSIKQMLLDWCRAKTRGYEHVDIQNFSSSWSDGMAFCALVHNFFPEAFDYGQLSPQNRRQNFEVAFSSAETHADCPQLLDTEDMVRLREPDWKCVYTYIQEFYRCLVQKGLVKTKKS comes from the exons ATGGCTGATGAGGCCTTAGCCGGACTGGATGAGGGAGCCCTGCGAAAGCTG TTGGAGGTCACAGCGGATCTGGCAGAGAGGCGGCGCATCCGCTCAGCCATCCGGGAGTTGCAGCGGCAGGAGCTACAGCGTGAGGAGGAGGCCCTGGCATCCAAGCGCTTCCGTGCCGAGTGGCAGGACAACAAGGAGAACTGGCTGCA CTCTCAgcagcaggaggcagagcagcGAGCTGCTCTGGCGCGGCTGGCAGGGCGGTTGGAGTCCATGAATGATGTGGAAGAGCTGACTGCACTG CTGCGAGGTGCCGGTGAGTATGAAGAACGCAAGCTGATCCGAGCTGCAATCCGCCGCATAAGGGCCCAGGAGATTGAGG ctGCCACGTTGGCTGGGAGGTTGTGCAGCGGGCGTCCCAACGGTGGCTCAAGAGAGGAGAGCAAGGGGCAGGCAGCACACAGGCTGGAACAGTGTGAG GTGCCAGAGCAAGAGAAACAGGAGCAGCACACAGAGGTCCCAGAGCCAACCCCAGCCCCTCAGGACACCAGCCGGGATGTGACCACAGTGACACTCCTGCTGCGGGCCCCACCTGGGGGCACACCCAGCTTACCTGCCTCACCTGTCAGTTCACCCACCACTGCTTCTCCTGAGCCTCCACTAGAGCCTGCTGAGGCCCAGTGTCCTGCTGCTGAGGCTGTGGGCAGCCCCAAGCCACCCTCCAGCCCACCCAGGGCCACCAGTCCTGAGCCCCAGGAACCGCCAGCCACCCCCAGCACTGAGAGGCAGGTGGTCAGCAAG CTCCTGTCTGGCCCCACAGAGCCCCCAGCTGTCCAAGGCCCCACCAAAGATCCCTCCAACACAAAGAGAGCAG ACCTGGCCGGACCCCGTCCCTGCCAACGCTCCCTGTCTGTGCTCAGCCCCCGCCAGCCAGCCCAGAACCAAG AGCCCCCAAACCCTGCCAGCGGACCTTCCCCATTCCAGCGGGCTGGCTCTGTGCGGGATCGTGTGCGCAAGTTCACATCTGATTCTCCTATGGCTGCTGGGCTCCAGGATGGCCCACCCCGGTTGGCCCTGGGTGCCTCAACCCCCACAAGactcctgggcccctcccacatCAGCACTACTCCTGCCTCTTCCAATGGCTCCTCCTCACGGGCCCCCAGTGATACCTCCTCCCGATTCAGCAAGGAGCCACGGGGAACAGCCAGGCCCCTGGCCCAGCTTCAGAGCTGCCCCCGGGAGGAGGGCCCCAGGGGGCGGGGCTTGGCTGCCAGGTCCCTTGAAAACAGagcaggggggcctggggccctctCAGAGGAGCCCAGTGCCCTGCTTCCCGTGCCTGCCGGCACTGCTGAGCCAGGGGCCAGTATGAAGACCACATTCACCATCGAGATCAAGGATGGCCGTGGCCAGGCATCCACAAGCCGAGTGCTGCTGCCCACAGGCAACCAGAGGGCAG AACTGACGCTGGGGCTACGGGCGCCTCCCACCCTCCTGAGCACCAGCAGTGGGGGCAAGAGCACCATCACCCATATCAGCAGCCCTGCGACCCTGGCCCAGCTGGGTAGCGTCACTCATGTCACCAGCTTCAGCCATGCTTCCCCTGGTAGCCGGAGAGGCTGCAGCATTAAG ATGGAGCCAGAGCCAGCAGGGCCCCCCTCTGCGGCAGTGGAAGTGGCTAATGGCGCCGAGCAAACCCGAGTGGACAAAGCACCAGAGAGGCGGAGCCCCCTAAGCACTGAGGAGCTGATGGCCATTGAGGATGAAAGCATCCTGGACAAGATG CTGGATCAGACTACAGACTTTGAGGAACGGAAGCTAATCCGGGCTGCACTACGTGAGCTCCGACAAAAGAAGAGAG ACCAGCGGGACAAGGAACGGGAACGGCGGCTGCAAGAGGCACGGGCCCGGCCAGGGGAGGGCCGTGGCAACACAGCCACAGAGACCACCACGCAGCACAGCCAGCGGGCAGCCGATGGCTCAGCTGTCAGCACTGTCACCAAGACTGAGCGGCTCGTCCACTCTA ATGATGGCACGAGGACGGCCCGCACCACCACAGTGGAGTCAAGTTTTGTGAGGCGCTCTGAGA ATGGTGGCGGCAGCACCATGGTGCAAACCAAGACCTTTTCCTCGTCGTCATCCAAGAAGATGGGCAG TATCTTTGACCGCGAGGATGAGGCCAGCCCACGGCCCGGCAGCCTGGCGGCACTCGAGAAACGCcaggcagagaagaagaaagagctgATGAAGGCGCAGAGCCTGCCCAAGACCTCAGCCTCACAGGCGCGCAAAGCCATGATTGagaagctggagaaggaaggCGCCGCGGG CAGCCCTGGGGGGCCGCGAGCAGCGGTGCAGCGCTCCACCAGCTTCGGAGTCCCCAACGCTAACAGCATCAAGCAGATGTTGCTGGACTGGTGCCGAGCCAAGACACGCGGCTATGAG CATGTGGACATCCAGAACTTCTCCTCAAGTTGGAGTGATGGGATGGCCTTCTGTGCCCTGGTGCATAACTTCTTCCCTGAGGCCTTCGACTATGGGCAGCTCAGCCCGCAGAACCGGCGTCAGAACTTCGAGGTGGCCTTCTCATCTGCTGA GACCCATGCGGACTGCCCGCAGCTCCTGGACACAGAGGACATGGTGCGGCTTCGAGAGCCTGACTGGAAGTGCGTGTACACGTACATCCAGGAATTCTACCGCTGTCTGGTCCAGAAGGGGCTGGTAAAAACCAAAAAGTCCTAA
- the SMTN gene encoding smoothelin isoform X5: MADEALAGLDEGALRKLLEVTADLAERRRIRSAIRELQRQELQREEEALASKRFRAEWQDNKENWLHSQQQEAEQRAALARLAGRLESMNDVEELTALLRGAGEYEERKLIRAAIRRIRAQEIEAATLAGRLCSGRPNGGSREESKGQAAHRLEQCEVPEQEKQEQHTEVPEPTPAPQDTSRDVTTVTLLLRAPPGGTPSLPASPVSSPTTASPEPPLEPAEAQCPAAEAVGSPKPPSSPPRATSPEPQEPPATPSTERQVVSKLLSGPTEPPAVQGPTKDPSNTKRADLAGPRPCQRSLSVLSPRQPAQNQEPPNPASGPSPFQRAGSVRDRVRKFTSDSPMAAGLQDGPPRLALGASTPTRLLGPSHISTTPASSNGSSSRAPSDTSSRFSKEPRGTARPLAQLQSCPREEGPRGRGLAARSLENRAGGPGALSEEPSALLPVPAGTAEPGASMKTTFTIEIKDGRGQASTSRVLLPTGNQRAELTLGLRAPPTLLSTSSGGKSTITHISSPATLAQLGSVTHVTSFSHASPGSRRGCSIKMEPEPAGPPSAAVEVANGAEQTRVDKAPERRSPLSTEELMAIEDESILDKMLDQTTDFEERKLIRAALRELRQKKRDGGGSTMVQTKTFSSSSSKKMGSIFDREDEASPRPGSLAALEKRQAEKKKELMKAQSLPKTSASQARKAMIEKLEKEGAAGSPGGPRAAVQRSTSFGVPNANSIKQMLLDWCRAKTRGYEHVDIQNFSSSWSDGMAFCALVHNFFPEAFDYGQLSPQNRRQNFEVAFSSAETHADCPQLLDTEDMVRLREPDWKCVYTYIQEFYRCLVQKGLVKTKKS; encoded by the exons ATGGCTGATGAGGCCTTAGCCGGACTGGATGAGGGAGCCCTGCGAAAGCTG TTGGAGGTCACAGCGGATCTGGCAGAGAGGCGGCGCATCCGCTCAGCCATCCGGGAGTTGCAGCGGCAGGAGCTACAGCGTGAGGAGGAGGCCCTGGCATCCAAGCGCTTCCGTGCCGAGTGGCAGGACAACAAGGAGAACTGGCTGCA CTCTCAgcagcaggaggcagagcagcGAGCTGCTCTGGCGCGGCTGGCAGGGCGGTTGGAGTCCATGAATGATGTGGAAGAGCTGACTGCACTG CTGCGAGGTGCCGGTGAGTATGAAGAACGCAAGCTGATCCGAGCTGCAATCCGCCGCATAAGGGCCCAGGAGATTGAGG ctGCCACGTTGGCTGGGAGGTTGTGCAGCGGGCGTCCCAACGGTGGCTCAAGAGAGGAGAGCAAGGGGCAGGCAGCACACAGGCTGGAACAGTGTGAG GTGCCAGAGCAAGAGAAACAGGAGCAGCACACAGAGGTCCCAGAGCCAACCCCAGCCCCTCAGGACACCAGCCGGGATGTGACCACAGTGACACTCCTGCTGCGGGCCCCACCTGGGGGCACACCCAGCTTACCTGCCTCACCTGTCAGTTCACCCACCACTGCTTCTCCTGAGCCTCCACTAGAGCCTGCTGAGGCCCAGTGTCCTGCTGCTGAGGCTGTGGGCAGCCCCAAGCCACCCTCCAGCCCACCCAGGGCCACCAGTCCTGAGCCCCAGGAACCGCCAGCCACCCCCAGCACTGAGAGGCAGGTGGTCAGCAAG CTCCTGTCTGGCCCCACAGAGCCCCCAGCTGTCCAAGGCCCCACCAAAGATCCCTCCAACACAAAGAGAGCAG ACCTGGCCGGACCCCGTCCCTGCCAACGCTCCCTGTCTGTGCTCAGCCCCCGCCAGCCAGCCCAGAACCAAG AGCCCCCAAACCCTGCCAGCGGACCTTCCCCATTCCAGCGGGCTGGCTCTGTGCGGGATCGTGTGCGCAAGTTCACATCTGATTCTCCTATGGCTGCTGGGCTCCAGGATGGCCCACCCCGGTTGGCCCTGGGTGCCTCAACCCCCACAAGactcctgggcccctcccacatCAGCACTACTCCTGCCTCTTCCAATGGCTCCTCCTCACGGGCCCCCAGTGATACCTCCTCCCGATTCAGCAAGGAGCCACGGGGAACAGCCAGGCCCCTGGCCCAGCTTCAGAGCTGCCCCCGGGAGGAGGGCCCCAGGGGGCGGGGCTTGGCTGCCAGGTCCCTTGAAAACAGagcaggggggcctggggccctctCAGAGGAGCCCAGTGCCCTGCTTCCCGTGCCTGCCGGCACTGCTGAGCCAGGGGCCAGTATGAAGACCACATTCACCATCGAGATCAAGGATGGCCGTGGCCAGGCATCCACAAGCCGAGTGCTGCTGCCCACAGGCAACCAGAGGGCAG AACTGACGCTGGGGCTACGGGCGCCTCCCACCCTCCTGAGCACCAGCAGTGGGGGCAAGAGCACCATCACCCATATCAGCAGCCCTGCGACCCTGGCCCAGCTGGGTAGCGTCACTCATGTCACCAGCTTCAGCCATGCTTCCCCTGGTAGCCGGAGAGGCTGCAGCATTAAG ATGGAGCCAGAGCCAGCAGGGCCCCCCTCTGCGGCAGTGGAAGTGGCTAATGGCGCCGAGCAAACCCGAGTGGACAAAGCACCAGAGAGGCGGAGCCCCCTAAGCACTGAGGAGCTGATGGCCATTGAGGATGAAAGCATCCTGGACAAGATG CTGGATCAGACTACAGACTTTGAGGAACGGAAGCTAATCCGGGCTGCACTACGTGAGCTCCGACAAAAGAAGAGAG ATGGTGGCGGCAGCACCATGGTGCAAACCAAGACCTTTTCCTCGTCGTCATCCAAGAAGATGGGCAG TATCTTTGACCGCGAGGATGAGGCCAGCCCACGGCCCGGCAGCCTGGCGGCACTCGAGAAACGCcaggcagagaagaagaaagagctgATGAAGGCGCAGAGCCTGCCCAAGACCTCAGCCTCACAGGCGCGCAAAGCCATGATTGagaagctggagaaggaaggCGCCGCGGG CAGCCCTGGGGGGCCGCGAGCAGCGGTGCAGCGCTCCACCAGCTTCGGAGTCCCCAACGCTAACAGCATCAAGCAGATGTTGCTGGACTGGTGCCGAGCCAAGACACGCGGCTATGAG CATGTGGACATCCAGAACTTCTCCTCAAGTTGGAGTGATGGGATGGCCTTCTGTGCCCTGGTGCATAACTTCTTCCCTGAGGCCTTCGACTATGGGCAGCTCAGCCCGCAGAACCGGCGTCAGAACTTCGAGGTGGCCTTCTCATCTGCTGA GACCCATGCGGACTGCCCGCAGCTCCTGGACACAGAGGACATGGTGCGGCTTCGAGAGCCTGACTGGAAGTGCGTGTACACGTACATCCAGGAATTCTACCGCTGTCTGGTCCAGAAGGGGCTGGTAAAAACCAAAAAGTCCTAA